One window of Desulfovibrio subterraneus genomic DNA carries:
- a CDS encoding replication-associated recombination protein A: MSVRQPLADKIRPESFDDFVGQEHLKARITALGNANRLPSLLLFGPPGCGKSTLALLLARQTGKNWLRVSAPEAGLQQLRKSLTGVDVLVLDELHRFSKAQQDFFLPLLESGEITLIATTTENPSFSVTRQLLSRLHVLRLRPLSRPEMIQLARRGAESSGFTLEDQSYDFIAGVAHGDARTMLNLLEYVAALPEESRTFEKLRSALPEVVIRHDKDGDNHYELASALIKSIRGSDPDAALYYLACLLEGGEDPRFITRRLILSASEDIGLADPMALQLAVACQQAIEFVGMPEGFIPMAECVVYLALSKKSNSTYAAYLAAAKEIKTNGPRPVPLHLRNPSTKLQKDWGYGKNYLYPHSYPEGHVEQQYLPDGLEDRHFYQPKEHGMEPRIAAWFRQLNKRKS; the protein is encoded by the coding sequence GTGAGCGTACGCCAGCCGCTTGCGGACAAAATCCGCCCGGAATCCTTTGATGACTTTGTCGGCCAGGAACATCTGAAGGCGCGCATAACCGCCCTTGGCAATGCCAACCGGCTGCCCAGCCTGTTGCTCTTCGGCCCTCCCGGCTGCGGCAAATCCACACTGGCCCTGCTGCTTGCCCGACAGACAGGCAAAAACTGGCTGCGCGTAAGCGCGCCGGAGGCAGGCCTGCAGCAACTGCGTAAATCCCTCACCGGCGTGGATGTGCTGGTGCTGGACGAATTGCATCGTTTCTCCAAGGCCCAGCAGGACTTCTTTCTGCCGTTGCTCGAGTCGGGCGAAATTACGCTGATTGCCACAACGACGGAAAACCCCTCTTTCAGCGTTACCCGCCAGTTGCTCTCGCGGCTGCACGTGCTGCGTCTGCGTCCTCTGAGCAGACCGGAGATGATCCAGCTTGCACGGCGCGGCGCGGAATCCAGCGGCTTCACACTGGAAGACCAGTCTTACGATTTCATCGCAGGCGTTGCGCACGGTGACGCACGCACCATGCTCAACCTTCTTGAATATGTGGCGGCCCTGCCCGAAGAGTCGCGCACATTCGAGAAGCTGCGCTCCGCCCTGCCCGAAGTGGTTATCCGGCACGACAAGGACGGCGACAACCACTACGAGCTGGCATCCGCACTCATCAAGTCCATCCGCGGCAGTGACCCGGATGCCGCGCTCTATTACCTTGCCTGCCTGCTTGAAGGCGGGGAAGACCCCCGTTTCATCACCCGCCGCCTCATTCTTTCCGCATCGGAGGATATAGGTCTGGCCGACCCCATGGCCCTGCAGCTTGCCGTTGCCTGCCAGCAGGCCATAGAATTCGTGGGCATGCCTGAAGGATTCATTCCCATGGCGGAGTGTGTGGTGTATCTTGCACTTTCAAAGAAGAGCAATTCAACCTATGCGGCCTATCTTGCGGCGGCCAAAGAAATCAAGACAAACGGCCCGCGTCCTGTGCCGCTGCACTTGCGCAATCCTTCCACCAAGCTTCAGAAAGACTGGGGATACGGCAAGAACTACCTGTACCCGCACAGTTATCCTGAAGGACACGTGGAACAGCAGTATCTGCCCGACGGGCTTGAAGACAGACATTTCTACCAACCCAAGGAACATGGTATGGAACCCCGCATAGCGGCGTGGTTCCGGCAATTGAACAAGAGAAAATCGTAA
- a CDS encoding glycosyl transferase family 2 produces the protein MATGPIFSIITPSAGKRPLALAQAIESVHTAMLHAGLDASAVEMLIGYDGVQGPEVCDYPFLRFMNLPAQGHFGNGIRRILLRVAKGTRIIFLDDDNTLAPEAFVIFGRYPDAELVIARIDVSKAFANGYLPEHVEGRELFRPTNVDPLCMCLSRDLVQNRCAGWEVYEGYESDYRNLVRYYRRARSVAITDDVVGVYDAGRGMDRGGMNRRQQDIESKREIS, from the coding sequence ATGGCAACTGGCCCCATATTCAGCATCATAACGCCAAGCGCGGGCAAACGCCCTCTGGCCCTTGCACAGGCCATAGAAAGTGTTCATACCGCGATGCTGCATGCGGGGCTTGATGCTTCGGCTGTTGAGATGCTTATCGGCTATGATGGCGTACAAGGGCCAGAAGTGTGCGACTACCCTTTTCTGCGGTTTATGAACCTGCCCGCACAGGGCCATTTCGGTAACGGCATACGCCGTATTCTGCTGCGGGTGGCAAAAGGAACACGAATTATCTTTCTGGATGACGACAACACTCTGGCCCCCGAAGCCTTTGTCATCTTCGGCAGGTATCCCGATGCGGAACTCGTGATCGCCCGCATTGATGTAAGCAAAGCGTTTGCCAATGGCTACCTGCCTGAGCATGTGGAAGGAAGGGAGCTTTTCCGTCCCACCAACGTAGACCCGCTGTGCATGTGCCTTTCACGGGATCTTGTGCAGAACCGCTGCGCAGGCTGGGAAGTTTACGAAGGCTATGAATCGGATTATCGGAATCTGGTACGCTACTACCGCCGTGCGCGATCCGTTGCCATAACGGATGATGTAGTAGGTGTTTATGACGCTGGGCGCGGTATGGACCGGGGGGGCATGAACCGCAGGCAGCAGGACATTGAATCAAAACGGGAGATATCATGA